Proteins encoded in a region of the Novipirellula caenicola genome:
- a CDS encoding thioesterase II family protein gives MTISSSNPFTARFRVLSQPEDANANSGNARCPTVYWFNHAGGTTNTLAFRVRSAPPPRPMRLLTPRLPEREEDLDVTFDGDLEQLAQKFATQIAAAYETESADQQPPMVIIGHSYGGAVAYRVTKQLTRLGISPHRLVICSTRSPERLRYHKSLHTLDDAELIEDVDELFGGIPDNIRADADALSFFVRALRHDLAIFESYVHSPGDETLAVPITAICGTDDRAIDLADMQGWSRMTSAAFRLRAIQGDHFAPLQRMAEVLEIATWDL, from the coding sequence ATGACAATCTCCTCCTCCAATCCATTTACCGCTCGCTTCCGCGTGCTTTCGCAACCCGAGGACGCCAATGCCAACTCAGGCAACGCCCGTTGCCCGACGGTCTACTGGTTCAATCACGCTGGCGGCACGACCAACACGCTAGCGTTTCGCGTCCGTTCGGCCCCACCGCCGCGTCCGATGCGGTTGCTGACACCGCGGTTGCCCGAGCGTGAAGAGGACTTGGACGTGACGTTTGATGGCGATTTGGAACAACTCGCCCAAAAATTCGCGACGCAAATCGCGGCCGCCTACGAGACCGAATCGGCTGATCAGCAGCCGCCAATGGTGATCATCGGACACAGCTACGGAGGGGCAGTGGCGTACCGCGTCACCAAACAGCTGACGCGTCTGGGAATTTCGCCTCATCGATTGGTGATCTGTTCGACGCGATCCCCTGAGCGGCTTCGCTATCACAAGTCGCTTCACACGCTGGACGATGCGGAATTGATCGAGGACGTCGACGAGCTATTTGGCGGGATTCCTGACAATATTCGTGCCGATGCCGACGCGCTGAGCTTTTTTGTGCGTGCCTTGAGACACGATTTGGCGATTTTTGAGAGCTACGTGCACTCGCCAGGCGACGAAACGCTAGCGGTCCCAATCACCGCGATTTGCGGGACCGATGACCGTGCGATCGACTTGGCCGATATGCAGGGATGGAGCCGGATGACGTCGGCGGCATTCCGGTTACGAGCGATCCAGGGTGACCATTTTGCCCCGTTGCAGCGGATGGCCGAAGTGCTTGAGATTGCCACCTGGGACCTGTGA